A genome region from Borrelia puertoricensis includes the following:
- a CDS encoding PBSX family phage terminase large subunit, which produces MTNLKVTDFIKPKALEIDFKGFESKYLTSKQLKVIRNIEENNQSKIILSGGIASGKTFLACYLYLKMLIKNRHLYREDTNNFIIGNSQKSLEVNVMSELEDIASMLKISFKPKFSNTSYFEIDSLRVNLYGGDRASDFERFRGSNSALIYVNEATTLHKETLIECLKRLRVGMQAIIFDTNPDSPEHFFKLDYIDNTKIYSTYNFTTYDNELIAREFIKTQEEIYRDIPTYKARVLLGEWVPSCDAIFTNVNLTSKHEFISPIAYLDPAYSIGGDNTALCVLERVDQSYYAFIFQEKLPVGDPKMLNTIKTILTNLNVHKLYVEDRDNVSGHGNVTKMFLKLRAGMSHKFKIAPIKPISNKFTRIATLIEPFATSKLSIMDYSSKSAVSDIYKYKGDGKSDDDSLDSLSASYMLLTLSMRTLRAHFTKIRFL; this is translated from the coding sequence ATTACAAATTTAAAGGTAACGGATTTTATCAAGCCTAAAGCATTGGAGATTGATTTTAAAGGGTTTGAAAGTAAATATTTAACTTCAAAACAACTTAAAGTAATACGTAATATCGAGGAGAATAATCAAAGTAAAATTATCCTCTCAGGTGGGATTGCTAGCGGTAAAACATTTCTAGCATGTTATTTATATCTAAAGATGCTCATTAAGAATAGACATCTATATAGAGAAGATACTAATAATTTTATAATAGGAAATTCACAAAAATCATTAGAGGTTAATGTTATGAGTGAGTTAGAAGATATTGCTAGTATGCTTAAGATATCCTTTAAGCCAAAATTTTCTAATACATCATATTTTGAAATAGACTCACTAAGAGTTAATTTGTATGGAGGAGATAGGGCAAGTGATTTTGAGCGGTTTAGAGGCTCTAATTCAGCGCTTATTTACGTTAATGAAGCAACTACACTTCATAAAGAAACATTAATAGAATGTTTAAAAAGGCTTAGAGTAGGAATGCAGGCAATTATATTTGATACCAATCCAGATAGTCCTGAACATTTCTTTAAGCTTGATTATATTGATAATACAAAAATTTACTCTACATATAACTTTACAACATATGATAATGAATTAATTGCTAGAGAATTTATTAAAACCCAAGAAGAGATTTACAGGGACATTCCAACATATAAAGCAAGGGTTCTACTTGGAGAATGGGTCCCGTCCTGTGATGCGATATTTACTAATGTTAATCTTACAAGTAAGCATGAATTTATATCCCCAATAGCATATTTAGATCCTGCATATAGTATAGGAGGTGATAATACAGCCCTTTGTGTTTTGGAGAGAGTAGATCAAAGTTATTATGCATTTATTTTTCAAGAAAAGTTACCAGTAGGTGATCCTAAGATGTTAAATACAATTAAAACTATACTTACAAACCTTAATGTACACAAACTATATGTTGAAGATAGGGATAACGTTTCTGGGCATGGGAATGTGACTAAAATGTTTCTTAAACTTAGGGCGGGTATGAGTCATAAGTTTAAAATTGCTCCAATTAAACCTATAAGTAATAAATTTACTAGAATTGCTACATTAATAGAGCCATTTGCAACATCTAAACTTAGTATTATGGATTATTCAAGTAAGTCAGCTGTATCTGATATTTATAAGTACAAAGGAGATGGGAAGAGTGATGATGATTCATTAGATAGCCTGTCAGCATCATATATGTTATTGACTCTAAGTATGCGTACCCTCAGAGCACATTTTACTAAAATAAGGTTCCTATAA
- the bdr gene encoding Bdr family repetitive protein, whose protein sequence is MGLAQPVITQQMVIAELTRAGINRDIAIDLSYRYYKNELTHKDIEYLETTFNLKLEKVEALLQAEIQGIETTLKSDIKDLDTKIDYVRSELKSDIRDLDNKVDTVRNELKSDIKDLDNKIDTVENNLNIKIDTKFNELDNKIDNVRSELKSDIKDLDNKIDVNKMELKSTLRLHGWMFGTIITLNIGIFLALMSLLVK, encoded by the coding sequence ATGGGACTTGCTCAACCTGTTATTACTCAACAAATGGTCATAGCAGAACTGACTAGAGCTGGTATTAATAGAGATATTGCTATCGATTTATCTTACAGATATTATAAAAATGAGCTTACGCACAAGGATATTGAGTATTTAGAGACTACTTTTAACCTTAAGCTTGAAAAAGTTGAAGCACTATTACAAGCTGAAATTCAAGGGATTGAGACAACTTTAAAATCTGACATTAAAGACCTTGATACCAAAATAGATTATGTTAGAAGTGAATTAAAATCTGATATTAGAGATCTGGATAATAAGGTTGATACAGTCAGAAATGAATTAAAATCTGATATTAAAGACCTTGATAATAAGATAGATACTGTTGAGAATAATCTTAACATCAAGATTGATACTAAATTCAATGAGCTTGATAATAAGATTGATAACGTTAGAAGTGAATTGAAATCTGATATTAAAGACTTGGATAATAAAATTGATGTTAACAAAATGGAACTTAAGAGTACATTAAGACTTCATGGTTGGATGTTTGGAACAATTATTACCCTTAATATAGGAATATTCTTAGCATTGATGTCATTATTAGTAAAGTAA
- a CDS encoding variable large family protein gives MKRITLCVLLMTLFLLLSCGSGTTSAEDSQGRFLKSIINLGNDFLNVFTSLTDMVGGVLGFNINTKKSDVAAYFKTVQDTLSSTKIALEKIVGDMKAENNPNAATADAAVKTLVDNTLIKILEGAKTASEAISSDASDPIANVAAQGSAGVAGIEVDKLVKGIKDIVDVVLKDKGNPEAGTDKKADDLGARVANAGNGEAGKLFGNAAIANDPKKSAADASKAVGAVTGADILQAMVKDDGDAAKLAKETSGNANAIPKDATIAGAVALRAMAKGGKFTNGNADANDVSDAVKGAAISAVTKALGTLTIAIRNTIDLGLKTVKDVIKFNSNDTPVTNDNTTSEAKKN, from the coding sequence ATGAAAAGAATTACTTTATGTGTGTTATTGATGACTTTATTTTTACTTCTTAGTTGTGGCAGTGGTACTACTAGTGCTGAGGATTCTCAGGGTAGATTCTTAAAATCTATTATTAATTTAGGTAATGACTTCTTAAATGTTTTTACTTCCCTTACTGATATGGTTGGAGGGGTTTTAGGTTTTAATATTAATACTAAAAAGTCTGATGTTGCAGCTTACTTTAAGACCGTTCAGGATACTCTTTCATCTACTAAGATAGCTCTTGAGAAAATTGTAGGAGACATGAAAGCTGAGAATAATCCTAATGCTGCTACAGCTGATGCTGCAGTAAAAACATTAGTTGATAATACACTTATTAAGATACTTGAGGGCGCTAAAACCGCTAGTGAGGCTATTAGTTCTGATGCTAGTGACCCAATTGCCAATGTTGCTGCTCAGGGTTCTGCTGGTGTTGCTGGTATCGAAGTCGATAAACTAGTAAAGGGAATTAAAGATATAGTAGATGTGGTACTTAAAGATAAAGGAAATCCTGAGGCGGGTACTGATAAAAAAGCGGATGATCTTGGAGCAAGGGTTGCTAATGCTGGAAATGGTGAAGCAGGTAAATTATTTGGTAATGCTGCTATTGCTAATGATCCTAAAAAATCAGCTGCTGATGCCTCTAAAGCTGTTGGGGCTGTAACTGGGGCTGATATTTTGCAAGCTATGGTTAAAGATGATGGCGATGCTGCTAAGTTAGCTAAAGAAACAAGTGGGAATGCTAATGCTATACCTAAGGATGCTACTATTGCAGGTGCTGTAGCTTTAAGGGCTATGGCTAAGGGTGGTAAATTTACTAATGGTAATGCTGATGCTAATGATGTTTCTGATGCAGTGAAAGGTGCAGCAATAAGCGCAGTAACTAAAGCATTGGGTACTTTAACTATTGCTATAAGAAACACTATTGATTTGGGACTTAAGACTGTTAAAGATGTTATAAAATTTAATTCTAATGATACCCCTGTAACTAATGATAATACAACCTCTGAAGCTAAGAAGAACTAG
- a CDS encoding nicotinamidase has protein sequence MSLMGRTSFSLNLKKAALILVDIQNDFLESGTLSVPQGNEIIPLINQLQKYFEHIVATKDWHCENHVSFLSDSNCQGWPKHCVKNTWGAEFPKDLNIDKVKAVFLKGQDENYDSYSGFYDDSCKKKLTGLLDYLQFNGIDAVFIVGLALDFCVKETIIDAHNLGFRSYLITDATRSISSFPELIIMELEKLGILTCLARDIFNNFSLL, from the coding sequence ATGAGTTTAATGGGAAGAACCTCTTTTAGTTTAAATTTAAAGAAAGCGGCATTAATTTTAGTAGATATCCAAAATGATTTTTTGGAGTCAGGGACTCTTTCTGTTCCTCAAGGTAATGAGATTATTCCCTTGATAAATCAACTTCAAAAATACTTTGAACACATTGTTGCAACTAAGGATTGGCATTGTGAGAATCATGTAAGTTTTTTGAGTGATTCTAATTGTCAAGGTTGGCCTAAGCATTGTGTAAAAAATACATGGGGAGCAGAATTTCCAAAAGATTTAAATATTGATAAAGTGAAGGCTGTTTTTTTAAAGGGACAGGATGAGAATTATGACAGTTACAGTGGATTTTATGATGATTCTTGTAAGAAAAAATTAACAGGTCTTTTGGATTATCTTCAATTCAATGGAATTGATGCAGTGTTTATAGTAGGCTTAGCGTTAGACTTTTGTGTAAAGGAAACAATAATTGATGCCCATAATTTAGGATTTCGGTCTTATTTAATAACCGATGCTACAAGAAGTATTTCTTCTTTTCCTGAACTAATAATTATGGAGCTTGAAAAGCTTGGTATATTAACCTGTTTGGCTAGAGACATTTTTAATAATTTTAGTTTACTGTAG
- a CDS encoding chromosome replication/partitioning protein — protein MKKNKFKLNKRIIEKNNSLQKNTNDINIQTYEKLKAKLKINLQEDIYNKIETMKILKEINDKKLFKLDGYKNFSTFIKNYNLARTQVYAYLAIAEGLKNNLINEESIIEKGIMNTYFFLSTKETQKKQKTSNLIKSIKLKLKNQDAYNFYKTNQQFTCFLMERIFIQDKEYIKKIKKDFEKSLAKSKKQT, from the coding sequence ATGAAGAAAAATAAATTTAAACTAAATAAAAGGATTATTGAAAAAAACAACTCTCTCCAAAAAAATACTAATGATATAAATATACAAACTTACGAAAAATTAAAAGCAAAACTTAAAATAAACTTACAAGAAGATATCTACAACAAAATAGAAACCATGAAAATATTAAAAGAAATTAATGACAAAAAACTATTCAAATTAGACGGTTATAAAAACTTTAGCACATTTATCAAAAATTATAATCTAGCCAGAACCCAAGTTTATGCATATCTAGCTATTGCAGAAGGGCTCAAGAACAACTTAATCAACGAAGAATCCATAATTGAAAAAGGAATAATGAACACATATTTTTTTCTATCAACTAAAGAAACTCAAAAAAAACAAAAGACATCGAATTTAATCAAATCAATTAAACTGAAACTTAAAAACCAAGATGCTTACAACTTTTACAAAACAAACCAACAATTCACATGTTTCCTTATGGAAAGGATCTTTATTCAAGACAAAGAATACATAAAAAAAATAAAAAAAGACTTTGAAAAAAGTCTGGCAAAATCTAAAAAACAAACATGA
- the bdr gene encoding Bdr family repetitive protein: MGLAQPVITQQMVIAELTKAGIKRDIAIDLSYRYYRNELTYKDIEFLKENFDIKLEKVEALLQSEIKSVKTDLDNKIDTVRTELKSDIKDLDNKFDTKFNELHTKIDTVENNFNLKLEKVESLLQAEIKSVESSLQAEIKSVKTELDNKIDTKFNELDNKIDTVRNELKSDIKDLDNKIDNVRKDMEINRIELDNKLDKTASEFKNTSRLHNWMFGTIITLNIGIFLALMSLLVK; this comes from the coding sequence ATGGGACTTGCGCAGCCTGTTATTACACAGCAAATGGTCATCGCTGAACTTACTAAAGCCGGTATTAAAAGAGATATTGCTATTGACCTGTCTTATAGGTATTATCGTAATGAACTGACTTATAAGGATATTGAATTCTTAAAAGAAAACTTCGATATAAAACTTGAAAAGGTAGAAGCTCTTCTACAATCTGAGATTAAATCTGTCAAGACCGACCTGGATAACAAAATTGATACAGTCAGAACTGAATTAAAATCTGATATTAAAGATCTCGATAATAAATTCGATACCAAATTTAATGAACTTCATACCAAAATAGATACTGTAGAGAATAACTTTAATCTTAAGCTTGAAAAGGTAGAATCACTCTTACAAGCTGAGATTAAATCTGTAGAGTCAAGCTTACAAGCCGAGATTAAATCTGTTAAGACCGAACTTGACAATAAAATAGACACTAAATTCAATGAACTTGATAATAAGATTGACACTGTTAGAAATGAACTGAAATCTGACATTAAAGATCTGGATAATAAGATTGATAATGTTAGAAAAGATATGGAAATTAATAGGATAGAGCTTGATAATAAACTTGATAAAACCGCATCAGAATTTAAAAATACATCAAGACTACATAATTGGATGTTTGGTACTATTATTACCCTTAATATAGGAATATTCTTAGCATTAATGTCATTATTAGTAAAGTAA
- a CDS encoding DUF603 domain-containing protein: MSRVKKSFDDYVVYFREGKLNDARIAKEMGVSRVNVGKMRRRWEEIKDDPEYITGAAKFTICEDTLNNILFHASQSTAQARDLKSQFSMAKSMLGLEFINSFSRYLELELKTHNYKIEELESQISNIYKKTLSKKVAHSEEESRELEELKLKLDEFKRERELRKMSLCYKTMLKLKATGTDVRSKLQI, from the coding sequence ATGAGTAGGGTAAAGAAATCATTTGATGATTATGTTGTGTATTTTAGAGAAGGGAAGCTTAATGACGCGAGGATAGCAAAAGAGATGGGAGTTAGTCGTGTTAATGTAGGAAAGATGAGACGCAGGTGGGAAGAGATTAAGGATGACCCTGAGTATATTACTGGTGCTGCTAAGTTTACTATTTGTGAAGATACTTTAAATAATATATTATTTCATGCATCACAAAGTACAGCCCAGGCGCGTGATCTTAAAAGTCAGTTTAGTATGGCTAAAAGTATGTTGGGACTTGAGTTTATAAATTCATTTAGTCGTTATTTAGAGTTAGAACTTAAAACTCATAATTACAAAATAGAAGAATTAGAGTCTCAAATTAGCAATATTTATAAGAAGACTTTAAGTAAAAAAGTTGCACATTCAGAAGAAGAGAGTCGTGAGCTTGAAGAGTTAAAACTTAAACTCGATGAGTTTAAAAGGGAGAGAGAACTTAGGAAAATGTCACTATGTTACAAGACAATGCTAAAGCTTAAAGCTACTGGTACAGATGTGCGCTCTAAATTACAAATTTAA
- a CDS encoding variable large family protein encodes MKRITLCALLMTLFLLLSCGSGTTSAEDSQSRFLKSVIGLGNDFLSVFTSLSDMVGGVLGFNTTTKKSDVGNYFKTMHDTLSSTKTSLEKIVADMKSENNPNAATTETAVDKLVSETLDKIIQGSKTVSEAIGDASDLLANVADQNAGAAGTEVDKLVQGIKSLVDVVLKEKDNPEAGDDKKADDGNTARNNNAAADGEAGKLFASDNAGDAANAKKSATDATKAVGAVTGADILKAMIKDNGDTVKLAKETTGSVTVAPKDATIAGGLALRAMAKNGKFAGPSNNASVEAKKTVMGAVTSSVTKVLGTLTIAIRNTIDVGLKTVKDAMKFNPDSTPVTTDKQISENKS; translated from the coding sequence ATGAAAAGAATTACTTTATGTGCGTTATTGATGACTTTATTTTTACTTCTTAGTTGTGGCAGTGGTACTACTAGTGCTGAGGATTCTCAGAGTAGATTCTTAAAGTCAGTTATTGGTTTAGGTAATGACTTCTTAAGTGTTTTCACTTCCCTTTCTGATATGGTTGGAGGGGTTTTAGGTTTTAATACTACTACTAAAAAATCTGATGTCGGGAACTACTTTAAGACCATGCATGATACTCTTTCATCTACTAAGACATCCCTTGAGAAAATTGTTGCTGATATGAAATCTGAGAATAATCCTAATGCTGCTACAACTGAGACTGCCGTTGACAAACTAGTTAGTGAAACACTTGATAAGATAATCCAGGGCTCTAAAACTGTTAGTGAGGCCATTGGAGATGCTAGTGACCTGCTTGCTAATGTTGCTGATCAGAATGCAGGTGCTGCTGGTACTGAAGTCGATAAATTAGTACAGGGTATTAAATCACTTGTAGATGTGGTACTTAAAGAGAAAGATAATCCTGAGGCGGGGGATGATAAAAAGGCTGATGATGGTAATACTGCAAGAAATAATAATGCTGCTGCTGATGGTGAAGCAGGGAAATTATTTGCTTCTGATAATGCAGGAGATGCTGCTAATGCAAAAAAATCAGCGACTGATGCTACTAAGGCAGTAGGAGCAGTAACTGGTGCTGACATTTTAAAAGCCATGATTAAGGATAATGGTGATACTGTTAAATTAGCTAAAGAAACAACTGGAAGTGTTACTGTTGCTCCTAAGGATGCTACTATTGCAGGAGGTCTTGCACTGCGAGCAATGGCTAAGAATGGTAAATTTGCTGGTCCTAGTAATAATGCTAGTGTTGAGGCAAAGAAAACAGTAATGGGTGCAGTAACAAGTTCAGTTACTAAGGTATTGGGTACTTTAACTATTGCTATAAGAAATACTATTGATGTGGGTCTTAAGACTGTTAAAGATGCTATGAAATTTAATCCTGATTCTACTCCTGTAACTACTGATAAGCAAATCTCTGAAAATAAGAGTTAA
- a CDS encoding Mlp family lipoprotein, with protein MVKFINYLIFCSLILLYCCKANEVPSSKHENIKPAKPTEIIPKTPEELLKEKLNDTEKTNLQFLKDALGDDNKFNRFIFSNEDKIKAALEHIKTQLESCTEEQKKTFKELIKAYFGQMNDSELDQFKTNVLSGCNGAGG; from the coding sequence ATGGTTAAGTTTATAAATTATTTGATATTTTGTAGTTTAATATTACTTTATTGTTGCAAAGCAAATGAAGTTCCATCAAGTAAGCATGAAAATATCAAGCCAGCAAAACCAACAGAAATAATACCAAAAACACCTGAAGAACTCTTAAAAGAAAAGCTAAATGATACGGAAAAAACAAACTTACAATTCTTAAAAGATGCTTTAGGTGATGATAACAAATTTAATCGGTTTATATTTTCAAACGAAGATAAGATAAAAGCTGCTCTAGAACATATAAAGACTCAACTTGAAAGTTGCACCGAAGAACAAAAGAAAACTTTTAAAGAATTAATAAAAGCATACTTTGGTCAAATGAACGATAGTGAATTAGACCAATTTAAAACAAATGTCTTAAGTGGTTGTAATGGAGCAGGGGGTTAA
- a CDS encoding Vsp/OspC family lipoprotein, whose product MKRITLCALFLTLFLLLSCNTSGKNLKEDEVAKLDGTVLDLKSVSKNITNAVAFAKSVKEVHTLVKSIDELAKAIGKKIKADGTDVEDDAGKNSSLVAGVRSIMLALTPKLGTLEVIDGISDKLKTEIDAVKNKSKSFVDKLKDTSSDDDAKKAIDRIGKKDGDKGVAELVALNTAIDTLLKHAEDAVTAAIKELTTSTKPSNT is encoded by the coding sequence ATGAAAAGAATTACTTTATGTGCGTTATTTTTGACTTTATTTTTACTCTTATCTTGTAATACTTCAGGAAAAAATCTTAAAGAGGATGAAGTGGCTAAGCTTGATGGTACTGTCCTTGATTTAAAGTCAGTAAGTAAGAACATCACCAATGCTGTTGCTTTTGCTAAGAGTGTTAAAGAAGTTCATACTTTAGTTAAGTCCATTGACGAGCTCGCTAAAGCTATTGGTAAGAAAATTAAAGCTGATGGAACAGATGTAGAGGATGATGCAGGTAAAAATAGTTCATTAGTTGCAGGGGTACGTAGTATAATGTTAGCTTTAACTCCTAAATTGGGAACATTAGAGGTAATAGATGGAATTTCTGATAAACTGAAAACAGAAATTGATGCGGTTAAGAATAAAAGTAAATCATTTGTGGATAAATTGAAAGATACTTCTTCTGATGATGATGCGAAAAAAGCTATAGATAGGATTGGCAAAAAAGATGGTGATAAGGGAGTTGCAGAACTTGTTGCATTAAACACAGCAATTGATACTTTGTTAAAGCATGCTGAAGATGCTGTAACAGCTGCAATTAAGGAGCTTACAACTTCTACTAAACCTTCTAATACCTAA
- a CDS encoding DUF226 domain-containing protein — MDNLFKQLKKKAKTLKLNTSQANVKNIFDKIEKIEGKKIYHTKLFNDFYIFGVNRKQKQKFLIALKKYSNPNKEKKIYTFHLFSVKEKDDFLGIRYSIKKIQKPLIITNTEKNESYTIRWCVCMEFRFKTGSIICYLTNFYSLLRKDKINTEYYKKLLNITLEIEKQVYAFYNKNLTGEIITKWIEKKQK, encoded by the coding sequence ATGGACAATTTGTTTAAGCAACTGAAAAAAAAAGCAAAAACTCTAAAATTAAATACATCTCAAGCAAATGTCAAGAATATATTCGATAAAATAGAAAAGATAGAAGGAAAAAAAATATATCACACAAAACTATTTAATGACTTTTATATATTTGGTGTAAACAGAAAACAAAAACAAAAGTTCTTAATAGCACTTAAAAAATACTCAAATCCCAACAAAGAAAAAAAAATATACACATTTCATTTATTCAGTGTCAAAGAAAAAGATGATTTCCTAGGAATTCGTTATTCTATCAAAAAAATACAGAAGCCTTTAATAATTACAAATACAGAAAAAAATGAGTCTTATACCATAAGATGGTGCGTCTGTATGGAATTTAGATTTAAGACAGGTTCCATTATATGTTATCTTACGAACTTTTATTCTCTGCTAAGAAAAGATAAAATAAATACTGAATATTACAAGAAACTATTAAACATTACTTTAGAAATTGAAAAACAAGTATATGCTTTCTATAACAAGAATTTAACCGGTGAAATAATAACTAAATGGATAGAGAAAAAACAAAAATAA
- a CDS encoding ParA family protein — translation MDKKRTKIITIASIKGGVGKSTSAILFSTILSKKFSVLLIDMDAQASLTSYFNEYLEKTRINVENINIYEILQKNLDINNSICNINQNLDFIPSYLNLHFFNNDNLPFKETRLKKALYFIKNTYDYIIIDTNPSLDFTLINALVVSNFVISPIPAEKWSIESLEALNFKVKQLDLNLPIYILNTRLKNNNSNKFYLDILKQNSNFIGSIREREDLNKRIAQNIGFSLNEDYISDYKKALKNLFGAEQISGRSYEEK, via the coding sequence ATGGATAAAAAAAGAACAAAAATAATAACCATAGCATCAATTAAAGGGGGAGTAGGAAAGAGTACTTCTGCCATTCTTTTCTCTACTATTCTCTCCAAAAAATTTAGCGTCTTACTAATTGATATGGACGCTCAAGCAAGCCTCACAAGTTACTTTAATGAATATCTTGAAAAAACACGAATCAATGTAGAAAATATAAATATATATGAAATCTTACAAAAAAATCTGGATATTAATAATAGTATTTGCAATATAAATCAAAATTTAGATTTTATCCCTAGTTACTTAAACTTACACTTTTTTAATAATGATAATTTACCATTCAAAGAAACCAGACTAAAAAAAGCACTTTATTTTATTAAAAATACTTATGATTACATAATAATTGATACTAATCCAAGCCTAGATTTTACACTAATTAATGCTCTTGTTGTTTCTAATTTTGTTATATCTCCAATTCCCGCCGAAAAATGGTCTATAGAAAGCCTAGAAGCACTTAACTTTAAAGTTAAACAATTGGACCTAAACTTACCCATCTACATATTAAACACCAGACTTAAAAATAACAATTCAAATAAATTTTACCTAGATATTCTAAAACAAAATTCTAATTTTATTGGATCTATAAGAGAGAGAGAGGATTTAAATAAAAGAATTGCACAAAATATTGGCTTTTCTTTAAACGAAGACTACATATCAGACTACAAAAAAGCATTAAAAAATTTGTTCGGTGCCGAACAAATTTCAGGAAGATCATATGAAGAAAAATAA
- a CDS encoding plasmid maintenance protein, with the protein MKILKKSHNKEQKKFNKHQHKLIVLISTLNYMNLNLKKYTQSNILYYFNNNLKRNGQKIIKIKTLQSYLYKLEKELQITINYYKHLGKNYGTEIYYQLKYPKNKCYHKINLYFKIKREKKFNERVHKYLCSKNINEEKWECISNIYNNIYNMKTKEKLNKTHKNHKYKTNKLSTNKKYKDQNKTIKSIKGLNKNTKDNIRNNIFSILLEQLKQKADTKTLVPILKHYLDKTNNLNYDKIINNQYYYDLLEILGKS; encoded by the coding sequence TTGAAAATCTTAAAAAAATCTCATAACAAAGAACAAAAAAAATTTAATAAGCATCAACATAAGTTGATAGTGCTAATATCAACACTAAATTACATGAACTTAAATTTAAAAAAGTATACCCAAAGCAATATACTTTACTACTTTAATAATAATCTGAAAAGAAATGGTCAAAAAATTATAAAGATTAAAACACTACAAAGCTACTTATACAAATTAGAAAAAGAATTACAGATAACTATTAACTACTATAAACATCTAGGAAAGAACTATGGAACAGAAATTTATTATCAACTCAAATATCCAAAAAATAAATGTTATCATAAAATAAACTTATACTTTAAAATAAAAAGAGAAAAAAAATTCAATGAAAGAGTTCATAAATATCTGTGTTCAAAAAATATCAATGAAGAAAAATGGGAGTGTATAAGTAATATATATAATAATATATATAACATGAAAACAAAAGAAAAATTAAATAAAACACACAAAAATCACAAATACAAAACCAATAAATTAAGTACAAACAAAAAATACAAAGATCAAAACAAAACAATAAAGTCAATAAAGGGATTAAATAAAAACACTAAAGACAATATTAGAAATAATATATTCAGCATATTACTTGAACAATTAAAGCAAAAAGCGGACACCAAAACCTTAGTGCCAATATTAAAGCACTATCTAGATAAAACAAACAATTTAAATTATGACAAAATAATTAACAATCAATACTACTATGATCTCCTAGAAATACTAGGCAAATCCTAA